GATTTGCTTATTTCGTTTATGAATTGACGGGAGAAACAATTTTTTGTACGGAAATTGTTTTCTCCAGGTTAAAATTCAACGGATCTGAATGGGGAGGGGAGGCCAAGATTATGGGAAACCGGAGAACACGAGTTCCGGAGCTTCGGACCGTGAAATCTTCAAGGCATGGGCGAAGGACGTGCGTGAGTGCGAGGAACACTTTAAGGTGAATGTGAAAGTGGGGTTGAATCACGAGGAGGTCGAGAATCGGCAAAAGATCTATGGATTGAACGAGTTGGAGAAGCACGACGGCCAATCGATATGGAGTCTGATTCTCGAGCAGTTCAACGACACGCTTGTTCGGATTCTCCTCGCCGCCGCAATAATTTCCTTTGTGCTCGCTTGGTACGACGGAGACGAAGGCGGTGAGATGGAGATAACGGCGTTCGTTGAGCCTTTGGTGATATTCCTGATACTAATCGTCAACGCGATTGTTGGCGTGTGGCAGGAGAGCAATGCGGAAAAGGCGCTTGATGCGCTGAAAGAGATTCAGTCGGAGCACGCGATGGTTATTCGAGAGGGCACGAAAATCCCCAGTTTGCCTGCGAAGGATCTCGTCCCTGGCGACATCGTGGAGCTTAAGGTTGGCGATAAGGTGCCTGCAGATATGCGCGTTGTGGAATTGATCAGTTCCACTTTGCGGTTGGAGCAGGGCTCTCTGACTGGAGAAAGTGAAGCGGTGAATAAGATTAACAGGCGTGTGGAGGAAGATGCTGATATCCAGGGGAAGAGATGTATGGTTTTCGCTGGGACTACTGTTGTTAACGGTCATTGCTTTTGCTTGGTCACTCAGACGGGCATGGACACGGAAATTGGGAAGGTGCATACGCAGATACATGTGGCGTCGCAGAGTGAGGAAGATACCCCATTGAAGAAGAAGCTCAACGAGTTTGGAGAGAACCTAACCAAGATAATTGGACTTATATGTATTTTGGTTTGGCTCATCAATGTTAAGTACTTCCTTACATGGGAGTACGTGGATGGCTGGCCCAGGAATTTCAAGTTTTCATTTGAAAAGTGTACCTATTACTTTGAGATTGCTGTGGCGCTGGCTGTGGCTGCTATTCCAGAAGGTTTACCGGCTGTCATCACTACTTGCCTGGCTCTTGGTACTCGCAAGATGGCCCAGAAGAACGCCCTGGTTCGGAAGCTACCTAGCGTGGAGACTCTGGGTTGTACCACTGTGATTTGTTCAGATAAAACTGGCACACTGACTACCAATCAAATGGCCGTGTCGAAATTAATCGCAATTGGCCATAATGTGGACACACTTCGAGCCTTCAAGGTTGAAGGAACCACGTACAATCCAGCTGATGGTCAAATTGAGAACTGGCCGACTGAAGGATTGGATGCTAATCTTCAGATGATTGCGAAAATAGCTGCTATCTGTAATGATGCCGGAGTCGCACAATCAGAGCATAAGTTCGTCGCCCATGGAATGCCTACTGAAGCAGCTTTAAAGGTAGGacccctttttttatttatcttggaatatttttcatttactgTTTGCAATTTTTCTATGCTTCTGTAGGAAGtatctatttaaataattactttgaGCGCTAGAGTGAGCATTATCAAGTTGTCTAATGCTTTTgttgttctttttaattatctcttgtttttttcttacTAATCCATCCGTGTGAACGTATTGACCGGCTTTAGGAGGTAAAGGTGTTTGACAGTTTTTTGTACTCTGTGTTGGAACTCCAGGTTTTGGTAGAGAAGATGGGCCATCCTGAAGGATCCAAGGATATGCGGTCGGCAAGCACAAGTACCTTGCTGCgtaagttaattttgtttatcgACAGAATAATGTGGTGAAATATACCAAGGCaaattattttgtaaagcaTTTTTTTAGCAAACAGGTTACTTGCTGTTATGTaatcttaagtttttttttaataaatttgtttgagtTTATGTATTCAGAACTTATCAGAAAGACCACATATATCAGATCAACAAGCGTTGTTGCTTATTAATAtgaattagtataaaaaacatattcaataaatatattaagtttCTTGACCTTCAAATTTCAATGTAGGTTGTTGTGAATGGTGGAATGAGCATGACCGACGGCTTGCTACTCTTGAGTTTGACCGTGACCGGAAGTCAATGGGCGTCATTGTGGACTCTGGTCTAGGAAAAAGGTCGCTTCTAGTTAAGGTATTATCTCTTTTTGTCACCTTTTCTCTCATTTAGACAGTTCATTTAGATTATCAGTTTTCTATGATATGACCTTGTTctgtaattacataattaatatCTATGTGGAAATACTGGTTAACTTGGAAGTGTATACCATTCTTTTTGTCATGTGGTTttctcatttttgtaaaataaattcaagGCAGCATATCTCTTGAAAACGAAATCTTCTCAGATCTTTATTTGAGTAAGGTATTTTTATTCTTCCCtcaaagtaaatttattattttatcaccatttatttactaataaactttttaaaaaattgtttaactaaATAGGTAATATCCCAACTCCCCAAAATTTAGACATGTTTTGTAAGGCTAGACTAAAAGAACAGGAACATGTTGGGGCAAAACTAGTCTCGTACAATGTTTAGTACCGGTTATTTACAAGTACAACAGAGTGTTGTTGAATgaataaagttttccaaaacaAATTCGATAACATGGTTGTGTCACACTATGGCCTGATCATTCTTCTCATTCACCTTGTCATTTTGTTTCTCATCATATCTGTAGGAGTTTGAATAGTTTCTTTTGCTGAATCCATACATGACCCTATGCATGCTTATGTTCTTAAAGTTTCTTGCTTCCCTTTTCTCACCACTGGGAAATCCTTTTAACCAGCATTTGTCCCTAATATTTGGTAGGGTGCTGTGGAAAACGTGTTAGACAGAAGCACGAAAATTCAGTTGCGAGATGGTTCTATTGTGAACCTGGATGATAATGCTAGGAACCTTGTATTGCAAGCACTTCATGAAATGTCAACTAGCGCATTGCGCTGTTTGGGATTTGCTTACAAGGATGAGCTCCCCAAATTTGAAAACTACAGTGGTAGTGACGATCATCCAGCACACCAGCTTTTGCTTAATCCTTCCAATTATTCATCAATTGAAAGTgaacttatttttgttggctTGGTTGGATTGAGGGTAAGTTTTAGGCTTGTTTTATATGCCATGTTTTATCATCTTCATCATATCTTGTTAATGTGGTAACTTTGTGAAATTGAATATTGAATGCTTAGGACCCCCCTAGGGAGGAAGTATACCAAGCAATTGAAGACTGCAGAGAGGCTGGAATCCGTGTTATGGTTATAACTGGGGACAACAAGAACACTGCTGAAGCTATATGCCGTGAAATAGGTGTATTTACCCCTGATGAAGACATTACTTCTAAAAGTTTGACGGGTAGAGATTTTATGGAATTGCGTGATAAAAAGGCATATTTGAACCAGAGTGGGGGCCTTTTGTTTTCAAGGGCTGAACCTAGGCACAAGCAAGAAATTGTGAGGCTGCTCaaagaagaaggagaggtgGTGGCCATGACAGGGGATGGTGTTAATGATGCACCTGCCTTGAAGCTTGCAGACATCGGCGTTGCAATGGGCATTGCAGGGACagaggtatttttttttcattgtaatCATATTACGGATTCTGGTGCATTACTAACAAGTGAACATTGGTGATTGATTTGGGCTTTCTAAGGTAGTCTTGGGAATGCTTGTGTTTTTAGTTTGATGTAAAGTTTTGATGAAAATTGAAGTGCTGGGTCTTTTCTCAAAGATAATTGTAATTAGTTGGACTAAGGAACGCCAGTTAATATTGCTTATTTTTGGCAACTCATCTCTTCTATCTTATGCTAATCCTATATAGGTGGCAAAGGAAGCTTCAGATATGGTGTTGGCGGATGATAATTTTAGTTCAATTGTTGCTGCTGTTGGTGAGGGTAGATCTATCTACAATAACATGAAGGCTTTCATAAGGTGATTCTGATgatctttaaataatttatacatgCATGAAGGGATGTGTTTACCTTGCCATAGGCTTTTTTCTCTGTTGGTGAGCGCTGTGTTGACTCACAATTGGcatatataaaatgtaatttaatgatCGATTGACGTGTCCACAATTTCATCTAAGCCACTACTGCGGATATTGATAATTTACTGCATCAATTCATCGTTCAATATTTGCTTAGTTTATGACTCAaaagaaaagggagaaatgCCTTCAGTGCATTTAGTTGTTGTTTACACTCTTACAATTAGATTTCTAATAAAGGAACTGAGATAAACATGGACCATGTTCATATGTTGCTACCATAAGTGTACAGTTGTGATGCATGAGCTTTTTCCTATGAATATCAagtaaacaaaatgaaaaaataacgAAGATTGAAAATTGTATTTCACATTTCATATCCATCCCCCAAATTGTTGGAAACATGGGAGGCATTAGTTTGGTTTAATCTGGATGTTTAAGCTGTGtcgtttttatttataataactgAGATGCTAGATGGGTTTGGATCAAATCCTGTTTTGCTAGATTTCTTTTTACCAATCCTAAGGTGTCTATTTCAGAATTTGCTGTCTACGAGAAATCTTTATTAGAACTCTAAGAACGCTAAAATGaacttttcataatttttttctaactgTAAAGCATTCAAAATCCTGAGCGGCATTTCATGGCATGGCCCTTATCTAGTATTCTAGATATGTACTTTTGTTAGTTACCTATATGCGTGCTACTATTTTAAGATCCTTCTCTAATGATAAAATATGAGTTAATATTATCTTGAAGTggtaacaaattaattttgcaGGTATATGATCTCTTCCAATATTGGCGAGGTTGCTTCAATATTTTTAACAGCTGCTCTAGGTATTCCTGAAGGATTAATACCTGTCCAGCTTTTGTGGGTCAATCTTGTCACTGATGGACCCCCTGCAACAGCTCTAGGATTTAATCCTCCAGATAAGGATATAATGAAGAAGCCTCCTCGTCGTAGTGATGACTCATTAATTAATTTGTGGATTTTATTCCGCTATATGGTATTtgccttctcttttctttctgttGCACACATGTATCTTTTGTTAGGCTTTATTATGATGATTTATGTGTATTACTTACCTATAATCTTCTACCTGATTTTATACATAACAGGTTATTGGGATTTATGTTGGATTAGCTACAGTTGGTGTCTTCATCATATGGTATACACACGGTTCTTTCTTGGGTATTGACCTCGCTGGGGATGGACATACTCTTGTCACTTATACTCAACTTGCCAACTGGGATCAATGCTCCTCATGGAAGAACTTCACTGCTTCTCCATTCACTGCCGGTGCTAAAACAATCACGTTTGACAACCCCTGTGATTACTTTCACACTGGTAAAGTGAAGGCTATGACATTGTCCCTTTCTGTGTTGGTAGCCATTGAAATGTTCAACTCTCTCAATGCCCTATCTGAAGATGGAAGCCTTTTGACAATGCCCCCTTGGGTCAACCCTTGGCTTCTTTTAGCAATGTCAGTATCATTTGGTCTACACTTTTTGATCTTATACGTGCCATTCTTGGCACAAGTATTTGGTATCGTGCCCCTGAGCTTGAACGAGTGGCTTTTGGTTTTGGCTGTTGCACTTCCTGTCATTCTGATTGACGAGATTCTGAAATTTGTGGGGAGATGTACAAGTGGGCGTCGACCATCAAGAAAATCAAAGCAAAAATCAGAGTAGACGTTTTTCTGTAGTCGGTAGAAAAGTTGCTAAAACCTTCAGCGCCATGGACGATGATATACTAGAGACTGAAGAGGTGGCTTCATGGCCAATTAATCTTAAATTAGTGCATTTTAGGCCTTTCTGTAGTCTCCATCCCATTTTATAATGAGGGATGGCCGGGCTTGCATTGGGTGCactatatcttttttttaatcttttattttcctttttgccCAGTTCTTTGAACATTTTTAAGATTCtcacaaaaaaggaaaaaacctTTGATTTCTTCACATTTATCTTACTGAAAAATCTgtcattttctatttatttgttttagtgGGTGGAATTTTATACCAAACCTAAAATTGGATGTATAATTTTCATCCACTTTGTTCTTGATGCATATCGTTTACGCAACTCGGAAACATTTTTCTGTGCCTGAAAAATCGGGATGAAAGGACTAAGTAGTACTGGCGTCTTTGCCTTAAACTTTGATGATATAGGGATTTTGCGGTGTCTGTGTGGAAGGTACTTTCTGATATGTACTATCATGAGGATGCAGCAATAATCCAGTTGCCAGTTGGCACTTCTTATTCCCATAGGGGTTTGAAGACAAAATGGAACTGGCCCTTCTGCTTGGCATCTGGGGAGATTTGAACAGacaacaaataatatttaaactgcCCCACGCTTTGGTAGTTGGTTCCAGCGCAACCTCGTGCACCACGCTTACCCTTTCTACAAGTAACCTTCAACGTTTATACATTATTTTACCATACTTGATTACTTCTCAAAATCTTTAAATTATATTCGAAAAGTGGTTACTTTTCAAgtaaacaaaatttcaattcaacGTGTATTCGTAAATTTATTCTTCAAAATCTTACTAAACTAGAAACTGAGAGTTTACAATCTCTATATCATCAATCTATTCttgagattaaatttaaaaatgtatattttaaaaatataagtaaccGCAGTTTAAAAAGTAGAGAACAATTTTAACGAAAAAAGGTATTGATAGTAATGAACTTAAAGAGTAACAAAATTTCAAACGTAGTTGATTGCAAAATTTTCGTAggcataaaagaaatatatctCAATTACATATGTAGGTGGATGAATAATACACTTAGTAGTGACGCGCCATAAGTTgtgatgaaaaatatataaatggtgGAGTGTGTCATTTAGCATCAATTTGTTCTAAGATCAGATCTTATAACCATTTCTGTTGTTAGGATCCCCTCTTCTATCTCACTTCATCTAACATGCGTTTCTGGGAAGGGTAATAAAAAACTGCTTCAAACTTTTATACATCTTCTCAATAATATACTACCATATATGTTGAAATAGAAATTGGTCTTACCATTTGGTCATCTTacttaatgaatattttttttaatagtataagtaatatttcaaattaaaataactcttttaatatatttttttttaattttaaaccgTGTCTTTGTAGTCTTCTTCTATAAGAAGACTTTTCCACTTCCTTCCATTCCATACCCCTCTGCACTTCAGTTTAATCGTTTTACTCATTTCAAATTTTAGCTGTAGCAGAAAACATTAACCAAGCAGCCAAGGCTTATAATTTGTTCACTTATTAATATGTTGTGAATAGTATGTCATCTTACgtcaatatatttcattttgtgattattataatatagtttAGGGCCTCAAATACATGTAACTCCTTTGAAACACTTAAATTCCGATTTTCCCTCATCAAATTTgtaaatgaaaaccaaaatttaGAGCTTGATCTTCTTCTAGAGTAATACAAAGACAgtttaagatttaaaataaaccattttgaatttcaattatttaCCATATATGCAACTTATATCATGTCTCAAAcatatattgatatattattCAAGACATACACATGAAGTAAAATAAGTAATGTTTATTACATTGTGTCCTCGATTACAGCTTAGACATATCTCCCAGACCAATTTTACCACAAGGTTAGCTTTAATTGGACTGTAACACCAAATTCATATATTCTTTAAAGAGGCGTTGTCTAATATTATCtgtaaaaattattgaattcaGTTTGGTTTGTCATAAAACttgcaaatattatttttttaagcgagtaatgaatttttttataaaacgcGATAATTTTAGCGCACTAAATTTTTTTAGCTTGTAAAAAAAGTTGTCaccttttaatatgattttcttaaattaactaaaaaattcTGAAAGACGTAGTAAATTaagaatattacttttaaaacaaactaaaaatttCCTTTCTATAATATCGattgaaatttaacaaaatatccGTTAGTATGTATGAAATGATAGGGTgaaatatttagttattaataTTGGTACCACGACAAAATATTGAcagaagaaattaaaaatttaagaaacaatCAAAAGCTCTTTCCAAAAGTGTTCTTCTCTTATCTTTAGAAGGCGAGTGTGTTAGATTATAACATTCACAGGAACGTCCATTGCTTTGAAAATATGAGCAAAATAACTTATGCCATTCAATCAAAACTTGGTGggatttataattaaaaattattccaATTATAATTTTGAGTTGAATAACAACACTATATTCAATCCAATTAAACTACAAAATGAATCCCAGTTCCCActtctttttcaaattgatCAATGCAATTAAATgcttttcaaaattcaattagttgaatttcatttttcaaatccTTCGTATTTTGTCCATGAATCAACCTTCCTTTTCTGAACCAATGAATCACAACTCtaaaaaatttccaaatcaATCAAAGTCTCACCCTTGTTTTAAGAATTGAATTAGCACTGATTGGAGTTCATTTATTCAGCAGAATGGTTATCTTTCATACCCATCTTATTCTCTTGTTTGTGGTACCCATGTCTCCTTGCATTGTTGTTGCATGTATCTCAATTGAGTTTAATGTTTAATACAAGTAAATCATTTTTGGAAGAACCGGTTTTCAAATTGTTTGAAGAACATGaaaaatcattcatattttGTCTGTCAATCATTTTTCTCCTTTGGAAGTCTACGAGTCCTATTTTGCCAACTTGATAATGTCAATCCAATCACCCATGTTTCAAGAATCCAAGAAAGAACAATTGGAGTTcatcttttcaaaataattgttttaaatccATGTCTAACCACTGATTAATGTTTGATTGtgtgtttattaaaaataaattagagatcaaaaaattacatttaggtttataattaagttttgaatagaattaaccttaaaaataatttatagacttagaaatatatgtttataaaaatataaatagtagattttctaaaaatataaaagataaaacatatACAAGAATAGAGTAAATTCTCtacaagtataaaaaatatgcataaatatatagagttgattatttaaaaatataaattagtgtgTGAATAAACTGATGTAATGTGAATTGCCGATTAGTGTATAGACGACATACTCGTCTAATATGTACTATTAGATTCatctaatcaatgtataaaATGACTCGTATAATATTTTTGGTATACTTTGTATGGAATGACTCATATAAAACTTTTGCTACtaatctaattaatatatgGACAAACTCGcctaatatatattgttagatctgtgtaatattttttgttataatcatttaatctatatataaataaactggtctaatgtgtattgcaaTATTCATCTAAACAATAAATGAACAAACTTGTCTAATGTTTATTAATAGACCTGTCTAATTTATGTGTTAAAAgacttgtctaatgtatatATAGTtgtctaataaatatatattactatactcgtttaatcaatgtatgaaatgacttgtctaatatttttttgttatactcatcTAATTATTGTATGGACAATctcatgtaattttttatattcttctaATCAGTGTATGGAAAAACTCGTGTAATGTGTCTTGTCATAGTTgtctaataattatatattcagACTCGTGTAATGTGTCTTGTAGACTTGTTTAATTAGTTATTGGACAAACTCATCTAATGTGTAtaaataaactcatttaatttgTGTATAAACAAACTTATCTAATGTATAGGACTAAACTTATTTAATCAGTACATAGACATATTCGTCTAGTGTTTGTTGTAATCGTTTAATTAGTATATGGACATAGTCGTCTATTCAATGTAATTGTATACTCATTTAATTGTATTGCAAGACTTGTTTAACCAGTGAATGAATaaactcgtctaatgtgtattaatatacTCATATAATTTgcgtatgaaaaaaaaaaacttatcttATCAATGTATAAACACTCAATTAGTGTTTGCTGATAAACttgtttaattaatgtataGACAGACTTGTCTAATTAGTATTGCTAGACCCGTCTAATCAATATTTAGAATAATTCATCTAatgttttttgttatatttgtttaataattatatgGACATATTCATCTAAAGTATATTGTTAAACTTATCTAATCAGTATATCAACAaactcataaaaaaaagttatgaacTGACATGAAACATTCTATATTCGCATGTCATTAACTATTTAAactacttataaaaaaaataaaaaaaagtagaatctcgttgaaaaaaaatattaatactcaattgaaataaatcaacaaaaataaagaccTAACCCTTTGGAAACAATAAAAGCTCTTTGCAGAAGTGTCCTTCTCTCATACTTGGAAGACGATCCAAGCCTACATTAGGAATGTCCATTGCTTTGAAAATATGAGCAAAATAGCTTATGTCATTCAATTAAAACTTGGTGggatttttaattagaaattatttaaattatatttttgaatcgAATAAAAACactataaaagtttataaaatattggaGAAAATTATTGTCCAACAAGGGCCATCCACGTATGAACTGGGTGGGTCTAATAACAGAGTGGGCTTTTGGTTTCGTATAGAAACGAATGCGTGCGGAAGGCGAAAATGGATTAGGATGTGTTTGGTGACCCCTTTTTGTCTCTGAGTCCACAATTtagatttaacaaataataaatgaacTTGAAGCAATTGACTGCACACAGTTTGTGTTTGAGCACTGCAATTTGCTGTAACCAACATATCAAACCAGCTTTTAAGAATTTATATCTACAAGATTGGTCATCTTCCTCCCCATCTGCTTCAGACTTTCATCACTCCACCACGTCTccaaaattaaactataatgcAACAACCAAACAATCCAATTAACGATTTTGTTAACATCAACAAGAAAAACTATAATACACAACTACTGTATCAAAACtttcatacaaaataaaaacaaataatactaatttatcaataatacaaaatatcttttaaacttTTATCCTAGAGTTggaattcaaaaatttaatatattttagtttttaaattctaacaataaataaattgattgatattaaaataaatattagtatcaaattcattatatataaaaagtttaatataattaatttaaaaaaattaacttttaaattttaagaccAAAATATCAGGAACAGATTTCACACACGACaagtgtaatattttaatattagcGTGCCTGTGTGAAGAATCAGCCATGCAATGCAATGCAGTTCTTCTTATAAATTGGGCAAACGCCAAACTTTCTTCAGTGTGAAGAAACTCAACTCTTCTCGGCTTAATAGAGCTTCCACCCACCAATGTCTCGTCTAACGCCGCTGCCGCTGCCGCCGCCACCACCACAACCCAACACTATTCTCGACGACAGGTTTCCTTTCTTCAACCAATCCATGGACCTTGTCCAACTCCCAAACCCGCCCACAACCCGAACCCGATCCCGCACCCTCGCCGATCTCCTAAATCGCGTCCAAGACGCCCAAAACGACACACCACCTGCACCACCCCACCATGTTCTTGAcctctcctcctcctcctccacccaCCCCTTTGTCCtctcctttttcaatttgaCCTACAGTGTCAAGCTTCACCGCAAGTTCACTTTTTTTCCCACCACCACCGTTTTCCCACCCGACCACGAAACTAAACCCAACGGCACCAAGACTCTCCTCAACGACATCTCCGGCGAGGCCAGGGACGGCGAGATCATGGCCGTCCTCGGTGCCAGTGGCTCTGGCAAGTCCACTCTCATCGACGCCCTCGCCAACCGCATATCAAAGGAAAGTCTGAAAGGTACAGTCACCCTAAATGGCGAGGTTTTAGACTCGAGTCTTTTAAAGGTGATTTCCGCTTATGTCATGCAAGACGACCTCCTCTTTCCCATGCTCACCGTCGAAGAGACGCTCATGTTCGCAGCGGAGTTCAGACTCCCTCGCTCCCTCTCGAAATCCAAGAAGAAAGCACGCGTCCAGGCCTTGATAGACCAGCTCGGCCTCCGCTCCGCCGCCTCCACCGTCATTGGCGACGAGGGCCACCGCGGCGTGTCCGGGGGAGAACGCCGTCGCGTCTCCATCGGAATCGACATCATCCATGATCCCATCGTGCTCTTTCTCGACGAACCAACTTCGGGCCTCGACTCCACAAGTGCCTTCATGGTGGTGAAAGTGCTGCAGCGAATCGCTCAGAGTGGAAGCATCGTCATCATGTCCATTCACCAACCTAGCTACCGAATCTTAGGCTTATTGGACCACTTGATCTTCCTCTCCCACGGTAACACTGTCTACAGCGGCTCTCCGGCGAACCTCCCAGCCTTCTTCTCCGAGTTCGGCCACCCCATACCGGAGAACGAAAACCGCACAGAATTCGCTCTCGACCTAATTCGAGAACTGGAAGAACAACCCAGTGGGACAAAGAGTTTAGTGGACTTCAACAAATCGTGGCAgctgaaagaaaaaaactcGGTCCAGTCCCAGAATGATCACAAGCCCAAACCATCTCTGAAGGACGCCATCAGCGCTAGCATTTCCAGAGGGAAACTGGTGTCCGGCGCTAACGGTAACGGCAAGAACTCAACGGCGGCAGTTTCCGTTCCCGCCTTCGCGAATCCGTTTTGGATGGAAATGGCGGTGATAGGAAAAAGGTCTCTGACGAACTCACGAAGGATGCCAGAGTTATTCGGGATTCGTTTAGGTGCAGTTCTTGTGACGGGGGTAATCTTGGCAACAATCTTCTGGCACCTGGATGATTCACCAAAAGGGGTTCAGGAGCGCGTGGGGTTCTTCGCCTTCGCCATGTCCACCACGTTTTACACCTGCGCCGAAGCCATCCCAGTGTTCCTCCAAGAGCGTTACATCTTCATGAGGGAGACAGCGCACAACGCCTACCGTCGCTCTTCCTACGTCCTCTCACACGCAATCA
This sequence is a window from Vigna angularis cultivar LongXiaoDou No.4 chromosome 2, ASM1680809v1, whole genome shotgun sequence. Protein-coding genes within it:
- the LOC108329035 gene encoding calcium-transporting ATPase 4, endoplasmic reticulum-type isoform X2, with translation MGRGGQDYGKPENTSSGASDREIFKAWAKDVRECEEHFKVNVKVGLNHEEVENRQKIYGLNELEKHDGQSIWSLILEQFNDTLVRILLAAAIISFVLAWYDGDEGGEMEITAFVEPLVIFLILIVNAIVGVWQESNAEKALDALKEIQSEHAMVIREGTKIPSLPAKDLVPGDIVELKVGDKVPADMRVVELISSTLRLEQGSLTGESEAVNKINRRVEEDADIQGKRCMVFAGTTVVNGHCFCLVTQTGMDTEIGKVHTQIHVASQSEEDTPLKKKLNEFGENLTKIIGLICILVWLINVKYFLTWEYVDGWPRNFKFSFEKCTYYFEIAVALAVAAIPEGLPAVITTCLALGTRKMAQKNALVRKLPSVETLGCTTVICSDKTGTLTTNQMAVSKLIAIGHNVDTLRAFKVEGTTYNPADGQIENWPTEGLDANLQMIAKIAAICNDAGVAQSEHKFVAHGMPTEAALKVLVEKMGHPEGSKDMRSASTSTLLRCCEWWNEHDRRLATLEFDRDRKSMGVIVDSGLGKRSLLVKGAVENVLDRSTKIQLRDGSIVNLDDNARNLVLQALHEMSTSALRCLGFAYKDELPKFENYSGSDDHPAHQLLLNPSNYSSIESELIFVGLVGLRDPPREEVYQAIEDCREAGIRVMVITGDNKNTAEAICREIGVFTPDEDITSKSLTGRDFMELRDKKAYLNQSGGLLFSRAEPRHKQEIVRLLKEEGEVVAMTGDGVNDAPALKLADIGVAMGIAGTEVAKEASDMVLADDNFSSIVAAVGEGRSIYNNMKAFIRLLGFMLD
- the LOC108329035 gene encoding calcium-transporting ATPase 4, endoplasmic reticulum-type isoform X1 is translated as MGRGGQDYGKPENTSSGASDREIFKAWAKDVRECEEHFKVNVKVGLNHEEVENRQKIYGLNELEKHDGQSIWSLILEQFNDTLVRILLAAAIISFVLAWYDGDEGGEMEITAFVEPLVIFLILIVNAIVGVWQESNAEKALDALKEIQSEHAMVIREGTKIPSLPAKDLVPGDIVELKVGDKVPADMRVVELISSTLRLEQGSLTGESEAVNKINRRVEEDADIQGKRCMVFAGTTVVNGHCFCLVTQTGMDTEIGKVHTQIHVASQSEEDTPLKKKLNEFGENLTKIIGLICILVWLINVKYFLTWEYVDGWPRNFKFSFEKCTYYFEIAVALAVAAIPEGLPAVITTCLALGTRKMAQKNALVRKLPSVETLGCTTVICSDKTGTLTTNQMAVSKLIAIGHNVDTLRAFKVEGTTYNPADGQIENWPTEGLDANLQMIAKIAAICNDAGVAQSEHKFVAHGMPTEAALKVLVEKMGHPEGSKDMRSASTSTLLRCCEWWNEHDRRLATLEFDRDRKSMGVIVDSGLGKRSLLVKGAVENVLDRSTKIQLRDGSIVNLDDNARNLVLQALHEMSTSALRCLGFAYKDELPKFENYSGSDDHPAHQLLLNPSNYSSIESELIFVGLVGLRDPPREEVYQAIEDCREAGIRVMVITGDNKNTAEAICREIGVFTPDEDITSKSLTGRDFMELRDKKAYLNQSGGLLFSRAEPRHKQEIVRLLKEEGEVVAMTGDGVNDAPALKLADIGVAMGIAGTEVAKEASDMVLADDNFSSIVAAVGEGRSIYNNMKAFIRYMISSNIGEVASIFLTAALGIPEGLIPVQLLWVNLVTDGPPATALGFNPPDKDIMKKPPRRSDDSLINLWILFRYMVIGIYVGLATVGVFIIWYTHGSFLGIDLAGDGHTLVTYTQLANWDQCSSWKNFTASPFTAGAKTITFDNPCDYFHTGKVKAMTLSLSVLVAIEMFNSLNALSEDGSLLTMPPWVNPWLLLAMSVSFGLHFLILYVPFLAQVFGIVPLSLNEWLLVLAVALPVILIDEILKFVGRCTSGRRPSRKSKQKSE
- the LOC108328567 gene encoding ABC transporter G family member 20; the protein is MSRLTPLPLPPPPPQPNTILDDRFPFFNQSMDLVQLPNPPTTRTRSRTLADLLNRVQDAQNDTPPAPPHHVLDLSSSSSTHPFVLSFFNLTYSVKLHRKFTFFPTTTVFPPDHETKPNGTKTLLNDISGEARDGEIMAVLGASGSGKSTLIDALANRISKESLKGTVTLNGEVLDSSLLKVISAYVMQDDLLFPMLTVEETLMFAAEFRLPRSLSKSKKKARVQALIDQLGLRSAASTVIGDEGHRGVSGGERRRVSIGIDIIHDPIVLFLDEPTSGLDSTSAFMVVKVLQRIAQSGSIVIMSIHQPSYRILGLLDHLIFLSHGNTVYSGSPANLPAFFSEFGHPIPENENRTEFALDLIRELEEQPSGTKSLVDFNKSWQLKEKNSVQSQNDHKPKPSLKDAISASISRGKLVSGANGNGKNSTAAVSVPAFANPFWMEMAVIGKRSLTNSRRMPELFGIRLGAVLVTGVILATIFWHLDDSPKGVQERVGFFAFAMSTTFYTCAEAIPVFLQERYIFMRETAHNAYRRSSYVLSHAIISLPSLLFLSFAFAATTFWAVGLAGGSSGFLFYFLVIVASFWAGSSFVTFLSGVVSHVMIGFTVVVAILAYFLLFSGFFISRDRIPPYWIWFHYLSLVKYPYEGVLQNEFDVNSPRCFVRGIQMFDNTPLGMVPETLKVELLKSMSETLGMNITRSTCVITGADVLKQQGITQLSKWSCLWITVAWGFFFRFLFYLTLLFGSRNKRR